The following proteins are co-located in the Camelina sativa cultivar DH55 chromosome 12, Cs, whole genome shotgun sequence genome:
- the LOC104730790 gene encoding transcriptional regulator ATRX-like — METVSEIGNSNDCVNNPESDKHKERSGKKKRKSRKHESELKNDDSHISSQNGYADGAFSSEEQKEGETEKSTSENQVQLSENRVSTLPAATLHHADPIMSTGEDSLPDANKNGSSRKKSKRREKKKKEEASCEEKMLDDVEKITNEDQVQPPNTLSNGIIQEGSHEQTQVSCEKPGAAQLCTGPNFSVQEDSQPDGTSLTCSQKRKREKKRDRNALKESDVDIHSTNAGVAVKYNTITEAEGSKSMSKEENSVPSVVINSCLQSKDETVEQQECTDVKLSEAVAQTQSPKAKKRKKRKNKTAEVSDPLGNILPTSTKSGSVECVENNDGNKETDGNTEVKEYVLELKCDTTSEADGSKPMNIEEKSIASVVISSCPKSKDDTVEQQECTDVKLSETVAQTQSPKAKKKKKRKTKTVEACDPLASTKSGSAECVEINDGSKETEGNTEVKEDVLEVKYDTISEVEESKSMSKEEISVASVVISSCPKSKDDAVELQECTDVNETVAQNPKAKRRKKRKTETVEVCDPLGNTLPTSTKSGSAECVENSDGSKETDGNTEVKEDVLEAKYDNSEAEESKSMSKEEISVASVMISSCPKSKDDTVEQQECTDVNETVAQNPKAKRRKKRKTETVEVCDPLGNTLSTSMKSGPVEFVENNDGNGGRELVSYPASQRENSVTGEGSGLQNLGKTEEKETDEKTRVKEDVVGAGVCDVRSKKQKGKKNKTSYAGIEVYEPSVSVGCLLDHSDEKDMQNCDGNAGQQFGGEDMTSKTEKSVMREKSGVQKSGKRKERTKDENIVSNQDTIGAEGDSDVARKRQKRKTKKKTNCESVAIMDSDCLLYQSNREGVENCDGNADGEIASKDLASNIEDSATKKESVQDVENTKKKKKNKKEEVDQNALGAEGVSKVEGTTKKRKRKKNLSDHKTDNMEDDSKKINDENGEVDQNALGAEGVSKVEVKTKKSKNKKNDLDHKTDDMEEKDAVSVPKDEEPEFDGEKLEMSLSSSVVIQNNMVQGVASSEIGSVPKCSCDGRTRKLLVFDLNGILADIVQGFTGQLIPDGKVSYRSVFRRPFVSSFLDFCFERFNVAIWSSRRIGLDYMVSIVMRNYARNLLFCFDQNKCTTTKFKTQEKNDKPLFLKDLRTVWERVGTCISCGNRKYDETNTLLVDDSPDKALCNPPYTGIFPSPYQYTDHQDSALGPEGELRKYLERLADAENVQKFVAENPFGQTAITETHESWEFYSKVVEAHK, encoded by the exons ATGGAGACTGTTTCAGAGATTGGAAACTCAAATGACTGTGTGAATAATCCTGAGAGTGATAAGCATAAGGAGAGATCgggaaaaaagaagaggaaatcaAGGAAACATGAAAGTGAGTTGAAGAATGATGATTCTCATATCAGTAGCCAGAATGGTTACGCAGATGGGGCTTTTTCATCTGAAGAGCAAAAAGAGGGGGAAACAGAGAAATCCACCAGTGAAAATCAAGTCCAGTTATCTGAGAATCGTGTATCTACACTACCTGCAGCTACACTACATCATGCAGATCCAATTATGTCAACAGGAGAAGATTCACTACCAGATGCTAATAAGAATGGTTCCagtagaaaaaaatcaaaaaggagagagaagaaaaagaaagaggaggCTTCCTGTGAAGAGAAAATGTTGGATGATGTAGAAAAAATCACCAACGAAGACCAAGTGCAGCCACCCAACACTCTGTCAAATGGTATAATACAAGAAGGGTCACACGAACAAACTCAAGTTTCATGTGAAAAACCTGGAGCAGCACAACTTTGTACCGGCCCTAATTTTTCAGTGCAAGAAGATTCACAGCCAGATGGTACTAGTTTGACTTGTTCccagaaaagaaagagagaaaaaaagagggATAGAAACGCACTGAAGGAAAGTGATGTTGATATTCATAGTACCAATGCAGGGGTTGCTGTAAAGTACAATACTATTACTGAAGCTGAAGGATCAAAATCGATGAGTAAAGAGGAAAACTCTGTTCCTAGTGTTGTGATAAATAGTTGTCTGCAATCCAAGGATGAGACTGTGGAACAACAAGAGTGCACAGATGTTAAACTCAGTGAGGCTGTGGCCCAAACTCAAAGTCCAAAAgccaagaaaaggaagaagagaaagaataaaACAGCGGAGGTCTCTGATCCATTAGGAAATATTCTGCCAACCTCCACCAAAAGCGGGTCAGTAGAGTGTGTGGAAAATAATGATGGGAATAAAGAAACTGATGGGAATACCGAAGTTAAAGAATATGTTCTTGAACTTAAATGTGATACTACTTCTGAAGCTGACGGATCAAAACCGATGAATATAGAGGAAAAATCTATTGCTAGTGTTGTCATAAGTAGTTGTCCGAAATCCAAGGATGATACAGTGGAACAACAAGAGTGCACAGATGTCAAACTCAGTGAAACTGTGGCCCAAACTCAGAGTCCTAaagccaagaaaaagaagaagagaaagaccaAAACAGTGGAGGCGTGTGATCCATTAGCCTCCACGAAAAGCGGGTCAGCAGAGTGTGTGGAAATTAATGATGGGAGCAAGGAAACAGAGGGAAATACTGAAGTTAAAGAAGACGTTCTTGAAGTTAAATACGATACTATTTCTGAAGTTGAAGAATCAAAATCGATGAGTAAAGAGGAAATATCTGTTGCTAGTGTTGTGATAAGTAGTTGTCCAAAATCCAAGGATGATGCAGTGGAACTACAAGAATGTACAGATGTCAATGAAACTGTGGCTCAGAATCCTAAAgccaagagaaggaagaagagaaagaccgAAACAGTGGAGGTCTGCGACCCGTTAGGAAATACTTTGCCAACCTCCACGAAAAGCGGGTCAGCAGAGTGTGTGGAAAATAGTGATGGGAGCAAGGAAACAGATGGAAATACTGAAGTTAAAGAAGACGTTCTTGAAGCTAAGTACGATAATTCTGAAGCTGAAGAATCAAAATCGATGAGTAAAGAGGAAATATCTGTTGCTAGTGTTATGATAAGTAGTTGTCCAAAATCCAAGGATGATACAGTGGAACAACAAGAATGCACAGATGTCAATGAAACTGTGGCTCAGAATCCTAAAgccaagagaaggaagaagagaaagaccgAAACAGTGGAGGTCTGCGACCCGTTAGGAAATACTTTATCAACCTCCATGAAAAGCGGGCCAGTAGAGTTTGTGGAAAATAATGATGGAAATGGTGGGCGAGAGTTAGTTAGTTATCCAGCAAGTCAGAGAGAAAATTCTGTAACTGGGGAGGGAAGTGGTTTACAGAATCTCGGAAAAACTGAAGAGAAGGAAACAGATGAAAAAACTAGAGTTAAAGAGGACGTTGTTGGAGCAGGTGTATGTGATGTAAGGAGCAAAAAACAGAAGGGGAAGAAGAATAAAACGTCATATGCAGGTATTGAAGTCTATGAGCCATCAGTATCTGTTGGGTGTTTGTTGGATCATTCAGACGAAAAAGACATGCAAAATTGTGATGGAAATGCCGGACAACAGTTTGGGGGAGAGGATATGACAAGTAAAACTGAAAAGTCTGTAATGAGAGAGAAAAGTGGAGTTCAGAAATCTGGAAAACGTAAAGAAAGgacaaaagatgaaaatattGTATCTAATCAGGATACAATTGGAGCAGAAGGTGATAGTGACGTTGCACGCAAAAGACAGAAAaggaagacaaaaaagaaaacaaattgcgAATCAGTAGCCATCATGGATAGCGACTGTTTGTTGTATCAATCAAATAGAGAAGGTGTGGAAAATTGCGATGGGAATGCTGATGGGGAGATTGCCAGTAAGGATTTGGCTAGTAACATTGAAGATTCTGCAACTAAGAAGGAAAGTGTTCAGGATGttgaaaataccaaaaaaaagaaaaaaaataaaaaggaagaagttgATCAGAATGCCTTGGGAGCAGAAGGTGTTAGTAAGGTTGAGGGCACAACAAAGAAACGCAAGAGGAAGAAAAACCTGTCAGATCATAAAACAGACAATATGGAGGACGACagtaaaaagataaatgatgaAAATGGAGAAGTTGATCAGAATGCTTTGGGAGCAGAAGGTGTTAGCAAGGTTGAGgtcaaaacaaagaagagcaagaataagaaaaatgatttaGATCATAAAACTGATGATATGGAGGAGAAGGATGCTGTTTCCGTGCCTAAAGATGAAGAACCAGAATTTGATGGGGAAAAGCTTGAAATGTCTTTATCAAGTTCTGTTGTAATACAGAATAATATGGTTCAAGGAGTTGCTTCATCAGAAATTGGAAGTGTACCTAAATGTTCATGTGATGGTCGTACTAGAAAGTTGCTTGTATTTGATTTGAATGGAATACTGGCGGATATCGTTCAGGGCTTTACAGGTCAATTAATTCCAGATGGTAAAGTATCATATAGATCAG TCTTCAGGAGGCCTTTTGTTTCCAGTTTTCTCGACTTTTGCTTTGAGAGATTTAATGTTGCGATATGGTCCTCCAGGCGCAT TGGGTTGGATTATATGGTCAGCATTGTAATGAGAAACTATGCGAGGAATctgttgttctgtttt GATCAGAATAAATGCACTACAACGAAGTTTAAAACTCAGGAGAAGAACGATAAGCCTCTGTTCCTCAAGGATCTACGAACAGTATGGGAACGTGTTGGGACATGCATCAGTTGTGGAAACCGAAAGTATGATGAGACAAACACTTTGCTAGTTGACGATTCACCCGACAAGGCTTTGTGTAATCCT CCATACACTGGAATCTTCCCTTCCCCGTACCAGTACACAGACCATCAAGATTCTGCATTGG GACCTGAGGGTGAACTAAGGAAGTATCTTGAAAGATTAGCGGATGCGGAGAACGTTCAGAAGTTTGTCGCAGAGAATCCATTTGGTCAGACTGCCATAACTGAGACGCACGAGTCATGGGAGTTTTACTCTAAGGTCGTCGAGGCACATAAGTAA